Genomic window (Streptomyces yatensis):
CTCACCGGGTGCGGCGGGGGTGGTGGCGGGGGCTGGGGTGCGCGCGGCGCGGGCGGTGGGCACGGCGCCAGCGTAAGGCGCATGAGCAGGCGACGGAACTGACATTTCACAGGCTGGGACGGGTGCCCGACTGGCCTAGGCTGTCGGCATGACGCAGACGCCGATGGACCGTGCCCTTGTCGAGGAGGCGGCCAAGAAGTCCGCCCTCATCTGGGTCCAGGGCACCGAGGGCGCCCCGCGCGCCCTGTGGCACATCTGGCACGAGGGCGCGGCCTGCCTCGTCGGGGACGGGCCCTTGGAACAGCCCCTCCAGGGCCTCGGGCTGGCCGACGGCGGAACCGCCACGGTGACCGTGCGCAGCAAGGACAAGGGCGGGCGCCTGGTCAGCTGGCCCGCGCGGGTGGTCGAGCTGGCCCCCGGCGGCGAGGCGTGGACCTCGGCGGTCGACGAGCTCAAGGGCAAGCGGCTGAACGCGCCGGACGCCGACCACATCGCGGAGCGCTGGGCGCGCGAATGCCGGGTGCTGCGGCTGGAGCCCGCGCCCGGAGCACTCGCCGAACACCCCACCGGCTCCCTGGCGGCGACCCCGCTGCCGTCCCCGGCGACCACCCGCCGGCCGATCCCGGCGGCGCTCCCAAAGCTCCTCGCCCGCCGTAAGAAGCGCGGCCGTGGCGCCCGTAAGGACGCGTCGTAGCTTCTGACGTGGCTTCTGACGCCGGGTGAGGCCGCGTCCTGGCTCCGGCGCCCGGTAAGGCCGCGGTCCAGCCCTGACGCCCGCCGTAAGGACGCGCCCCGGCTTCAAGGACGCGCCCCGGTTTCAAGGGCGCGCCCTCGCCGCCCTTACGGTCGTGCTCGCGGCTACGGCGCCCGCGGGCCCGACTACGGCGCCTCCGGGATCTGCTGCCCGTAGTCGAGCACATGGCCCTTCTCCGGGGCGGCGAGCTCGAAGCCCTTGTTCCAGTCCGCGAGCTGGATCACGCCCGCGCCGCCCGCCCGCTGCAGCCGCAGCGGATAGGGCCGGCCCTCCAGGGAGACATCGAGCGATCCGCCCTCACCGGCCTTGCCCGCGCTGATGCGGATCGTCCGTACGCCGTCCACCTGCCCGTGGTCGCCGGTGGCGACCTTGCCGTGCAGCCCGAGCAGCCCGTCCAGCAGCAGCTTCATATCGGTGAAACCGCTGAGCCGCTGGTAGGAGGGGTCGCCGGAGGGGACCTTCACATACTTGTCGTCCAGCTTCCCGGCCGCGTCGGCCGCGCCGCTGTGTCCCTCGTCCCCGCCGTCGTGGGACCAGAAGCCCGCGCCGGCCTTGAGGTAGAGCTCCTTGCCGACGCGCAGCAGCTCGAAGCTGGAGCCCTTGGTGGAGACCTGGCCGGTGCCGCCGTCGGCCTTGAGCCGCATGTTCAGCTTGTAGGTGGCTCCCTGGGTGACGAGTGTGCCGGAGAGCCGCACCGAACTGGCGCCGGCGACCGCCTGACGGACCTTGCTCTCGATCTTCGTGGCGGGGAGCTTTCCCACGCCGTTCGTCCCCGCGTCGGGGTCCTGTTCCCCACCGCCGCCGCCACACGCGGCGAGCGTGGCGGCCAACCCCGCGCACATCGCCGCAACGACAGCCCTGTTCCGGGTGCGCACGTCCGCTCTGCCTCCTGATGCCGGTGCAGTAGGGCAGCGTACCGGTGCCGTCCCGCGGTGTCCGCAGGGTGCCGCACTGCCCTCGCCCGGCGGCAGGGCAGGTGCGGGCACGCTAGCCTGAACCCGGTGAAGAGCGGATCATTACCTTGAATGACCACAAAGCCCCATATACGAGGGGAGGCAGGGCATGCCGGCAGGCGCCCCCCGGGTCTTCGTCTCGCATCTCGCGGGCGTCGCCGTCTTTGACCCGAACGGCGACCAAGTGGGGCGGGTGCGCGATGTCGTGGCGATGCTGCGGCTGGCCGGCCGCCCGCCGCGGGTGCTCGGCCTGGTGGTCGAGGTGGTCGGCCGCCGCCGGATCTTCCTGCCCATGACGCGGGTGACCGGTGTGGAGTCCGGCCAGGTCATCACCACCGGTGTGCTCAACATGCGCCGCTTCGAACAGCGCCCCACCGAAACCCTGGTCCTCGGCGAACTGCTCGACCGCACGGTGCACCTGGTCGAGACCGGCGAGCCGGTGACGGTCCTCGACGTGGCGATGACCCAGCTGCCCGCGCGCCGGGAGTGGGAGATCGACAAGGTCTTCGTACGCCGCGGCAAGACCGGCGCCCTGCGCCGCCGCGGCGAGGCGCTGACCGTGGACTGGTCCGCGGTCACCGGCTTCTCACTGGAGGAGCAGGGCCAGGGCGCGGAGAACCTGCTGGCCACCTTCGAGCAGCTGCGCCCCGCCGACCTGGCCAATGTGCTGCACCACCTGTCCGCCAAGCGCCGGGGCGAGGTGGCGGCGGCCCTGGACGACGAGCGGCTCGCCGACGTCCTGGAGGAGCTGCCCGACGACGACCAGGTGGAGATCCTCGGCAAGCTCAAGGAGGAGCGCGCGGCCGACGTCCTGGAGGCCATGGACCCCGATGACGCGGCCGATCTGCTCTCCGAGCTCCCCGAGCCCGACAAGGAGCGGCTGCTGGACCTGATGCGCCCGCGCGACGCGGCCGACATGCGGCGGCTGATGTCGTACGAGGAGGGGTCGGCGGGCGGTCTGATGACGACCGAGCCGATCGTGCTGCGCCCGGACGCCACCATCGCGGACGCGCTCGCCCGGGTGCGCGACCAGGACCTGACGCCCGCGCTCGCCGCCCAGGTCTATGTGTGCCGCCCGCCCGACCAGACGCCCACCGGCCGCTATCTGGGCACCATCCACTTCCAACGGCTGCTGCGCGACCCGCCGTTCACCCTCGTCGGGGCGTCCGTCGACACCGATCTGCCGACGCTGCCGCCGGACACCCCGCTGCCCGTCGTCGCCGGCCATCTGGCCACCTACAACCTGCTCGCGGCGCCCGTCGTGGACGAGACCGGCTCCCTGCTCGGCGCCGTGACGGTCGACGACGTGCTGGACCATCTGCTGCCGTCCGACTGGCGGGAGCGCGAGCTGTACGCCGGGATGGCGCTGCCGGAGGCCGCCGATGGACGGTGAGGGCATCCGGCTGGACCGGCCCAAGGCGCGGCGCCGCAGCCCGCTGCCGCGCTGGGACCCCGAGGCGTTCGGCAGGGCGTCGGAGCGGATCGCGCGCTTCCTGGGCACCGGGCGGTTCATCGCCTGGATGACCGCCTTCGTCGCGACATGGCTGGCCTGGAACATCCTGGCGCCGCCGCGGCTGCGGTTCGACCCGTTCCCGTTCATCTTCCTGACGCTGATGCTCTCGCTCCAGGCGTCGTACTCCGCCCCGCTCATCCTGCTGGCCCAGTACCGCCAGGCCGACCGCGACCGCGTCAACCTCGAACAGGACCGCAAGCAGAACGAGAGGTCGATCGCCGACACCGAGTTCCTCACCCGGGAGATCGCGGCGCTGCGGACGGGCCTGGGCGAGGTCGCCACCCGCGACTGGCTCCGCGACCAGCTGGAGGACCTGCGCCGGGAGCCGGACGGCGGACGGAGCGCCCCACGGCCCGGTGTCCACGGCGAACGCCCACGGCCGAGTGAGGAACGCGACCGCTGACGGCCATCCCGCGTCCCGCCCGCGGCGCCGTACCATCTCCGTATGGCTACCGACACCCTCCCAGCGCCGAGCGAAGACGCGGTACGCGCCGCGCTCGCGACGGTCAACGACCCGGAGATCCACAAGCCGATCACCGACCTCGGCATGGTCAAATCCGTCGAGATCGCGGCGGATGGCTCGGTCGCCGTGGTGGTCTACCTCACAGTCTCCGGCTGTCCGATGCGGGACACGATCACCAACAGCGTGCGGACCGCGGTCGCCGAGGTCGAGGGCGTGACCGGAGTCACGGTCGAACTCGATGTGATGAGCGACGAGCAGCGCCGTGAGCTGGCCACCTCGCTGCGCGGCGGCCAGGCCGAGCGCGAGGTCCCCTTCGCCAAGCCCGGCTCGCTGACCCGGGTCTACGCGGTGGCGTCCGGCAAGGGCGGCGTCGGCAAGTCGTCGGTGACGGTCAACCTGGCCGCCGCGCTGGCCGCCGACGGGCTCAAGGTCGGCGTGGTGGACGCCGACATCTACGGCCACTCGGTGCCCCGCATGCTGGGCGCCGACGGACGGCCCACCCAGGTCGAGAACATGATCATGCCGCCGTCGGCGAACGGCGTGAAGGTGATCTCGATCGGGATGTTCACTCCCGGAAACTCCCCGGTGGTCTGGCGCGGCCCGATGCTGCACCGCGCGCTCCAGCAGTTCCTGGCCGATGTCTACTGGGGCGACCTCGATGTGCTGCTCCTCGACCTCCCCCCGGGCACCGGCGACATCGCGATCTCCGTGGCCCAGCTGGTGCCCAACGCCGAGATCCTGGTGGTGACCACGCCGCAGCAGGCCGCCGCCGAGGTCGCCGAGCGGGCCGGTGCGATCGCCGTCCAGACCCATCAGAAGATCGTCGGCGTCGTGGAGAACATGTCCGGGCTGCCCTGCCCGCACTGCGACGAGATGGTCGACGTCTTCGGCACCGGTGGTGGCCAGGTGGTCGCCGACGGGCTCAGCCGGACCACCGGCACGACGGTGCCCGTGCTGGGCTCCATCCCGATCGACGTACGGCTGCGCGAGGGCGGCGACGAGGGGAAGCCGGTCGTGCTGACCGACCCCGACTCCCCGGCGGGCAGCGCGCTCAAGGCGATCGCGGGCAAGATCGGCGGACGGCAGCGCGGCCTCGCGGGCATGTCGCTGGGCGTCACCCCGCGCAACAAGTTCTGAGCGCCAGGGCCTGAGCGCCAAGGTCTGGGCGCCAGGGCCTGAGCGCCAAGCTCTGAGCTTCAAGCTCCGGGTGCGCGCTCGGCCACGGCCCTACGGCTCAGGGGCGGCTTCCTCGGGAAGCCGCCCCTGAGCCTTTGGCGCCCGCCTTACGCGTCGTAGCGGGTGATGTCCTTGACCACCGCGAACCCCAGGCCGTAAGCGCTCATCCCGCGCCCGTACGCGCCGATGTGCACGTCCTCGCCCGCCGTTCCGGCCAGCACCCAGCCGTACTCCGACTCGCGGTAGTGGAAGTCGGTCGGCACCCCGTCCACCGGGAGCGACAGCTGCGACCAGCTCTCGCCCTCCAGATCGTCCGCCAGCTCCCAGGCGATCGCGGTCTGCTGGTCCAGCCAGTCCTGGCGCAGCGCCCGCTCCATCCGCGTCGGCCAGGTGCACGACAACAGACCGGAGCCGGCCAGCCAGGCGGCGGAGGAGACCGAGGTGGCCTCCAGTTTGCCGGTGCCGTCGGCGCTGTCCCGCCCCGGGCGGCTGGCGACGGTGACGACCACCGTGAAGCGCTGCTGGTCCATATCGGTCTCGACGCGCAGCGACGGCTCCTCGCCATGGCCGGTCGAGCCGTACTCGACGATGCCGTCGGCCGCCGCGCCCACCTGCATCAGCCAGCGGGGGCCGGTGAACGCCTCGTCAAGCCCGTACCAGGGAAAGCCGGCCATCAGATAGCCGTCGACGCTCCGCCGGGCCTCGGCGGGCAACCCCTGCGCAGCCGCTGCCACCCCTCGTTCCCCTAGCCGACCCGTGGTCTCCATGTGCGCGCGGCCTCCTCGTTGCCCTGCGTTGTGGGCGGCCCGCCCCCCTCGGGCGACCCTCACCCCGGACAAAGGGAGGATAGCCATACGGGTCAACCAGGCCGGGCATACGGGGGGATCAAGTGGCGTCGGAGTCGAAAGGCGGACGCTCCTCGCGGCTCGGCTCCTCGCGCTTGCGCAGCAGGTCAGGCGTGCTGGAGTCGCCCTTGGACAGGGACGGCGGGGTGGTGCCGGAAGCCCCTGAAGAGCCCTGCGGCGGATCACTCTCCCGGCCGTGCACCGCGTCGGCGACCTCCGCCATCTCCTTACGGAGGTCGAAGCCGTTACGGATCTCCTTCAGGCCGAGCTCATCGGAGTCCAGCACATGCTTGCGCACGAAGGTCTTGGGGTTGAGGTCCTCGAACTCGAAGTCCTTGAACTCCGGCCCCAGCTCGGAGCGGATGTCCTCCTTGGCGCTGTCGGAGAACTCCCGGATCTTCCGGATGAACTGCGAGACGTCCCGAATCACCTTCGGGAGCTTGTCCGGGCCGAAGACGAGCACCGCAAGGACAACGAGCGCGACAAGCTCGAGAGGTCCTATGTCCAACACCTTGCAGCTCCTCAAGACGTCTGGGGCCCCGGCCTGGGCCACTCAACACCGTACCTGGCGGCGGGGTCGGCGCGGGAGACGGCCGGGCCAACATCGCGCGTCAGCCGCTGCTCGCCGAACCCAGGGTCAGCTCCGCGGTGCGCTTCTTACCGGCGCGCTCGACGGTGAGCGCGAGCCGGTCACCGGGGCGGTGGCTGCGGATCTTCACGATCAGCTCCTGTCCGCTGTGCACCGGGACGCCGTCCACCTCCGTGATCACGTCACCGGCCTTGATCCCCGCCTTGTCGCCGGGGCCGCCGGAGGTGACCGGCGGGCCGCTGCCCGCGCCCTTGGTGTTCACCCGCGCACCGTCGCCCGTGTAGCCCATGTCGAGGGTCACGCCGATCACCGGATGGGTGGCCTTCCCGGTGTTGATCAGCTCCTCGGCGACCCGCTTGCCCTGGTTGATCGGGATGGCGAAGCCCAGGCCGATGCTGCCGCCCTGGCCGCCGCCGAGGCCCGAGCCGTCATCGGCCGCCCGGATCGCGCTGTTGATCCCGATGACCCGGCCCTTCCGGTCGACCAGGGGACCGCCGGAGTTGCCCGGGTTGATCGGGGCGTCGGTCTGCAGCGCGTCGACATAGCTGACGTCGCTGCCGTCCTCCTTCTCGCCGCCCGCGGTGATCGGCCGCTCCTTGGCGCTGATGATCCCCGAGGTGACGGTGCCCGCCAGGTCGAAGGGGGCGCCGATGGCCACGACGGGGTCGCCGACGCGCACCGAGTCGGAGTTGCCCAGCGGCAGCGGGGTGAGCCCGGAGACGCGGTCGACCTTGACGACCGCCAGGTCATAGCCGGCGTCGCGGCCGATGATCTCGGCCTTGGCGTCCTGGCCGCTGTTGAACGTCACCGATATGTCGCCGTCCGCGCCGGCGGGCTGGACGACATGGTTGTTGGTGAGGATATGGCCCTGCTTGTCGAGGACGAAGCCGGTGCCGGTGCCCTCCTCCGAGCTGCCGCGCACATGGATCGTCACCACGCCGGGCAGCGAGGCGGCGGCGATCCCGGCGACGCTGCCCGGGGCCCTGGCCTCCTTCTCGACCGGGGCCTGCGGCAGCTTCACATCGACGCCCCCGGAGGCGTTGTCCCGCTCCGCGTACGCGCCGATGCCGCCGCCGATACAGCCCGCGACCAGGGCGATCAGCAGCACGGCGATCCAGGCGCCACGGCGGGAGACCGTCTTCCGCGTCTTGGGGGCGGCGGGCGGGACCACGGTCCAGGGGTCGTAGCCGCGCCACTGGGCGGTCGGGGCGGGCTGCGCCATCGTGGCGGCAGGCCGGTGGGGCTCTCCGGGGCCCGCGGGCAGCTGTGTGCCGTGCGGCGGGGTCATCCCGGGGTGCGACGGCATGGGTACGGGCGCGCTCTGCGCCGGTACGGGGCCCGCGGCGGGCGGCAGGGTGGTGCCGTGGGGCGGGGTCATCCCGGGGGCCTGAGGCGGCGTCTGGGCCATTCCGGAGGCGTGGGGCGGGGTCTGGGCCATGCCGGGGGCCGGAGGCGGTGTCTGAGCCATCCCGGGCGGGACATGCGTGCCCTGCGCGGGGGTCGCCACCGGGTGCTGGACGGGCGGGGCCGGGGCCCATGGCCCGGGGCCGCCGTAGGGCGGGGTGCTGTACGGGTCGGGCTCGTGCAACGGCCGGGGCGCCGCCTCCTCGGGCGTGCGGCCCTCCACGGGCGCGTCCACCGGCTCCGGAGGCGCCTGCGCGGCGGCAGCCTCCGTACGCTCCTCGGCTCCCTGGGCCGCATCGCCCGACCGGTCGCCGGGTCGTGCGGCGACCGGGCGGCTCCACCACTTCGGCTTGGGGGCCTTCGGCTCGTCCATGATCTCCCCTTTTTTGAGGGCTCGGTTGGCCTCCGGGGCGCAATAGCCTCCCCCAGCTACCGCTGGGAGGTGCCCCCTGTCGACGGTCGACCGTGCTCGGTCGCCCACGCGGCGGCAGCCGCATATCGATCGCAGCCCTCGCTCCCTGTGCGCGTCTCCCTTTCGACAGCGACGCGCCCCTTCGGCTCGCCCCCAGCTACCGCTGGGAGGTGCCCCCGGCCGGTCAGCCCAAGCACCCGGAAACAATACGGCGCCCTTCGGCTTACCCCAGCCACCGTGGGAATGCCCCCCGGCCGGTAAGGCCAAGCACCCGGGACCAGGGCACCGCGCCCCTAGGCTCACCCGCCCAAGCCGCGCTGCCCGGAGCCGATTCAATCAGGTCCGTCGGCGCTCGCGCAGGGCGGACGAAAAGACCTTGTCATGATCGGCAAAGGGACGGGCGGCCGGCGACATCGCACCGTCACCGCCGTCGCACTACTTCGGGGGCGCGCTGACCCCGAGATACGGCGAGCCACCCGAGGTGGGCCGGGACGGGACCTCCAGCTGGGTCGGCGCGGGGGCCGGGGGCGTGGAGCTCGCTGTCCGCAGCAGCTCGGTGACCGAGAGAATCGGCTGTATCAGCGGATTCAGCGCCGCCCCGACGGGCTGGCGCAGGGCCGGTGGATGCGGGGTGGCCGTCGGGGACGGGGTGCCCGTCCGGGTGCCCGTGGTGGCCAGCAGCCCCACCTCCTGGCGGGTCCGCTCCCGCACGCCGGTGCTCACCGCGGTGTCGGCCTCGACCGGGGCGACCGCGGTGTCGGCGCCGTCGGCCGAACTTCCCGGGGGGTCGACGGCCGCGTCCAGCGGAAGGGCGGCGCCGAGCGCGAAGGCCGCCAGCGAGACCGCTCCGGCCGCCGCGAAGGCGAACCTGCGGCGCGGGGCGAGGCGCTCGACCTCATGGATCCTGAAGCCGCGCTGACGTGAGGCACGGGCCGATGCCGCCGGTGCGATCGCGGTGCCCGGGGGCATCGCGGGCACGAAGGCGAACGCCCGCTCCCGTCTCTCCTCCGGCTCCCGGACGTCGCGCAGCTCGCGCACGTCCCGTGGGGTGCCGCGCATCTCGCGCGGGCCGAAGACGCTCGGGCCCCCGAAGGCGGAGCCGCCCATACCGTCGTCGCCCGCGGCCGGCAGGCCCTGCAGACGCGCCAGAAAGCCCTCGGACGGTGCCGGGGGCGCCGTCTGGGCGAACACGTTTTTCAGCCGACGCTGAGCATCGGCTTCCGCCTTGCACTTGCAGCAGGTGGCGAGATGGGCGAGGACGCGCTCACGCGCGTCATGCCCCAGCTCACCGTCGACCAGAGCCGCAAGGCGGTCGCCGAGATGCTGCTCGGCGGGGGACGGACCGCCTGATCGGGTCACGCGATTCCGACCTCCCCGCTCAGCCGGGGGGCCGTGACACGCGGCGCCACCGCGGCGACCTCATGCTGCTGACCGGTCCGCGCCGCGGGGGCACGGTGCTGCAGCGCCTTGCGCAGATGCGAGCGGCCGCGGTGGATGCGGCTGCGCACGGTGCCCAGCTTGACGCCCAGGGTGGCGGCGATCTCCTCGTAGGACAGCCCCTCGATGTCACAGAGCACCACGGCGGCGCGGAACTCCGGGGCGAGGGTGTCCAGCGCCTGCTGCACATCGGCGTCGAAGTGGGTGTCGTTGAAGTGCTGCTGGGGAGAGGGCTCGCGGCTGGGGAGCCGCTCCGCCGCGTCCTCGCCGAGGGCGTCGAAGCGGATGCGCTGCCGACGGCGGACCATGTCGAGGAAGAGATTGGTGGTGATGCGGTGCAGCCAGCCCTCGAACGTGCCCGGGGTGTACGTCGACAGCGAGCGGAAGACGCGGACGAACACCTCCTGGGTGAGGTCCTCGGCGTCGTGCTGGTTACCGGTGAGCCGGTAGGCGAGGCGGTAGACCCGTGCGCTGTGCGTGCTGACGATCTCCTCCCAGGTAGGAGGCGTCCACGCCGGCGCGTCCGCGTCCGTGGCGAAGGTCGCGGTGGTGGCGGGCTCGGCGAGGGGCGCACCTCCCGTGCCCTTTGGGCTACGGGGGCGAGAACGGTCAGCGGTGTTGGTCACGGATTTCGGCTCGCCCACTGACCTGCGAAAGCGCTTCAGCACTCGCCGGTCACCGGCCGCAGCCGCACCTCCCCTGTCGGCTCTGGTGGTGTCCAGTAGAGCCCCTACCATATCCACCTCGCCCGTTAGCTCCGGATAAGCATTTTTGACCTGCATTTGGTCGTGATCCATACGGTCCCCCCGGCTTCTCCAACGCCTGGTCCCATCTGCGGGTTCCCGTGCGCAGCGGATACAGTCACCGTTGCGCCAACTACGGGGACAGGAGAGGGACATTACCGGCAACCGGCAGACGAGCTGGGCGTTCGCCGACGCGTTCGTCGCCGAGGACGAAGCCCTTCACTGGGCCCGTGACCGGGCCCGGGAGGCAGGGCTGCGCTCGGTGTCGGCGGGCACCGGCGCCGCGCTGCGGCTGCTCGCTGCCGCCGCCGATGCCAAGGTCGTCGCCGAGATCGGCACCGGGACGGGCGTCTCGGGGATCCATCTGCTACGCGGAATGCGCCCGGACGGCGTGCTGACCACCGTGGACACCGAACCGGAGATGCAGCAGTTCGCCCGGCAGGCGTTCCGCGAGGCCGGGTTCACCGGGAACCGGGCGCGCTTCATCCCCGGCCGCGCCCTGGATGTGCTGCCCCGGCTGGCCGACGGCGGATACGACCTGGTCTTCTGCGACGGCGACCGGCTGGAGTGCCTGGACTACCTCGCCGAATCGTTGCGTCTGCTGCGGCCCGGCGGGCTGGTCTGCTTCGAGGGGGTCTTCACCAACGGCCGGACCGTGGACTCCGCCGCCCAGCCCACGGAGGTGCTGCGGGTGCGCGAGCTGCTGCGGACCGTACGGGAGTCCACCGTGCTGCAGTCATCCCTGCTGCCGGTCGGCGACGGCCTGCTCTGCGCGGTCAAGCGGGGCTGAAACGGCCGGCCCGGCCGGTCCCCCGCCTCGTGGCGGAACCCCCGGAACCCCTTACATGCGCTGCCCCGGCGGTCGGTACCTGACGTACCGGCCGCCGGGGCAGCGCGCGGGTGATGGTGGGCCGCAAGCCGTCAGCCGACGACCTTCTTCAGGGCGTCGCCGAGGGCGTCGGCCTCGTCCGGTGTCAGCTCGACGACGAGCCGACCGCCGCCTTCGAGCGGAACGCGCATGACGATGCCCCGCCCCTCCTTGGTCACCTCGAGCGGGCCGTCGCCCGTCCGCGGCTTCATGGCCGCCATGCTCGTTCCCCTTCCTGAAACCAGCTCATCGCAGCCGACAACCCAGGTGTCACCGGCATCGAACACGTTGCTTCACTCTCATTATCCCGCATGGCATGACCCGATGACCAACATCGGTCGGCAACGCCTGTACGAGGCGCTCCCCCAAAACCACCCAATTCGGGGAGGGGGTCGCGGTAGCGTACGCCCGCCGTCACCGAACGAAGGGTCGGTTCTTTGACGCAGGTCACATGTCGGTCGGTCATGATCTCCGGCATGCTGTGCGCTGACCGCCGCGACGGGTCCCTTCCGGGCCCGCCGGTGCGGCCGCAGCCCGCGCCACCCGCCAACTCGCCCCGCCCCACCGCCGGAGGACCGCCATGGCCGACACCGTGCTCTACGACCTCGCCGAGGGCCTCGCGACGATCACGCTCAATCGTCCCGACGCGATGAACGCCCTGAACATCGACACCAAGGTGGCGCTGCGCGACGCGCTGCTGCAGGCCGCGGAGGACCCGGCGGTGCGGGCGGTGCTGCTCACCGGCTCCGGGCAGCGGGCCTTCTGCGTCGGCCAGGACCTCAAGGAGCACATCGGCCTGCTGGCCGCCGACCGTGACGGCAGCGGCGAGGGCTCCACCATGAGCACGGTCACGCTGCACTACAACCCGATCGTCACCGCGATCGCCGGGATGCCGAAGCCGGTGGTCGCCGCCGTCAACGGTGTCGCGGCGGGCGCCGGGGCGGGCTTCGCCTTCGCCGCCGACTACCGGATCATCGCCGACACCGCCTCCTTCAACACCTCCTTCGCCGGGGTCGCGCTGACCGCCGACTCGGGGGTCTCCTGGACCCTCCAGCGGCTGATCGGCTACGGCCGCGCGGCGGATCTGCTGCTCTTCCCGCGCGGTATCGACGCCCAGGAGGCGCTCGACCTGGGCATCGCCCACCGGGTGGTCCCGGCCGACGAGCTGGCCGCCGAGGCGGCGGCGGTCGCCCGGCGGCTGGCCGAGGGCCCCACCGCGGCCTACGCGGCGCTCAAGGAGTCCCTGGCCTTCGCCGCGGGCCACACGCTCACCGAGTCGCTGGCCATGGAGGACGAACTGCAGCGCCGCGCGGGGGCCTCGGAGGACCACGCCATCGCGGTGAACGCGTTCGTGAACAAGGAGAAGCCCAGGTTCACCGGCCGCTGACCGGCTCGCCCCGGCCGCCGGGGCGCAAGCGCGTCCCGGTCGGCCGGGGACCCGAGCGTGTCGCGGCCGGAGCTCGGAGCGCGTCCCGGCTGTGGCGATCGGGCCGCGTCGCGGCCCGGGCGATCAGACCGTGTCGCGGCCCGGGCGATCAGACCGTGTCGCGGCCCGGGCGATCAGACCGTGTCGCGGCCCGGGCGATCAGACCGTGTCGCGGCTGTGGCAGTCGGCCAGATGGTCGTTGACCAGGCCGCATGCCTGCATCAGGGCATAGGCCGTGGTGGGGCCGACGAAGCGGAAGCCGCGCTTCTTGAGGTCGCGGCTGAGGGCCGTGGACTCCGGGGTGATCGCCGCGACATCGGCGGCGGTCCGCGGGACGGGGCGGCCGTCGGGGGCCGGGGCATGGGACCAGATCAGCTCGTCCAGCTCACCGGGTGCCAGGGCCGCCGCGGCGCGGGCGTTGGAGATCGTGGCGGCGATCTTGGCCCGGTTGCGGATGATCCCCGGGTCGTCGATCAGCCGCTGCTCATCGGCCTCGGTGAACTCCGCGACCTTCGCGATCGAGAAATCGGCGAAGGCGGCCCGGAACCCCTCCCG
Coding sequences:
- a CDS encoding DUF3117 domain-containing protein translates to MAAMKPRTGDGPLEVTKEGRGIVMRVPLEGGGRLVVELTPDEADALGDALKKVVG
- a CDS encoding enoyl-CoA hydratase-related protein, whose amino-acid sequence is MADTVLYDLAEGLATITLNRPDAMNALNIDTKVALRDALLQAAEDPAVRAVLLTGSGQRAFCVGQDLKEHIGLLAADRDGSGEGSTMSTVTLHYNPIVTAIAGMPKPVVAAVNGVAAGAGAGFAFAADYRIIADTASFNTSFAGVALTADSGVSWTLQRLIGYGRAADLLLFPRGIDAQEALDLGIAHRVVPADELAAEAAAVARRLAEGPTAAYAALKESLAFAAGHTLTESLAMEDELQRRAGASEDHAIAVNAFVNKEKPRFTGR
- a CDS encoding DNA-3-methyladenine glycosylase I, translated to MSGQGVVPGPDGLLRCPWGLEAETMADYRVYHDTEWGRPVHGDDALYERICLEAFQSGLSWLTILRRREGFRAAFADFSIAKVAEFTEADEQRLIDDPGIIRNRAKIAATISNARAAAALAPGELDELIWSHAPAPDGRPVPRTAADVAAITPESTALSRDLKKRGFRFVGPTTAYALMQACGLVNDHLADCHSRDTV